A genome region from Pseudoalteromonas tetraodonis includes the following:
- a CDS encoding PAS domain-containing hybrid sensor histidine kinase/response regulator: MFSIWFISLIAVVYLGILFAVAGWADRRKVLPFKGLTYGLSLGVYCTSWAFYGTTAQAASNGWWLAPTYAGTIILFIFGWQLYCRIAHICRQQKLTSMADFIATRYGQSSSLSGLISLISVIAIVPYISLQLSATAQSINLLTDRAPTQSNQVWADSTFYITLLLALFAILFGARRLKPSEHNPGLIASIAFESIVKLLAFIAVGLYVCFSIFDSPIALYEQAQALNIPTHVAATQSPVYVYVAHTLLGILATLCLPRQFHMSFIENNNNNELATARWLFPLYLLLINLFILPIAYAGLVYFSDSSVGQDTFVLALPMATDNSGVTLLAFLGGFSAATSMVIVSAIVLSVMITNDFINQFILRRSQLTSSSRGLDKNNLLHARKIVIVLILLLSYFTHRVLAETTTLATVGLMSFTLVAQFAPAMIIGLWWRHASCRGAQLGILSGFVIWGYTLLLPNLASGFGSQSSWLIEGPWQVAWLAPTNLLSLNLESISQSLLLSLGVNTLVYLLVPLFSRATLAERLQSNKFISQLNDSRLNTTLQPLNYEDLGALLQRFAEKDASHSLVQQYFPHDKSQWKRIANVELELLVEREMSAVIGGASARLILDVAKNEQRQPLEQVAEFVDEASQVLKFNRDLLQSTIENIQQGISVVDSELRLVAWNQGYKHMFNYPDSALYIGRPVADIIRFNAERGLFRGEDINTEVDKRLAYLKQGSAYKYQRAHSDGRVFEMQGNPLPGGGFVTTYTDISEFVKQQKALTEANVSLEEKVATRTAALTQANQALSKAKQVAEQATVSKTRFFAAASHDLLQPFNAASLFCSLMNEKAQDTELKDLAMNIKNSLASAEELLSSILELTKLDSGSFKVQLTEFNVSSLIEPLRNDYLALAQEKGLGFIVESCDARIYTDKALLKRVLRNLLSNAIRYTEYGEVRLKVLLDEHHVSFVIEDTGIGIATSDQQSIYQEFKQLGDKPNAEGLGLGLSITKRICDLLNIPLVMGSQLNKGTQFTLTMPCKPSLKTPATAHVPANSETELGRLCIWLVDNDRNVLEALKQLLENWGCEIATATNLIELEQLKAENTLPQLLIVDYQLDDGVTGLEVIEQAGLMTLPAIVNTANHDEQIRERVLDAGYPLLYKPLKAPALKRMIKRLTLL, translated from the coding sequence ATGTTTTCAATTTGGTTTATTAGCCTTATTGCTGTGGTGTATCTAGGGATATTATTTGCAGTTGCGGGCTGGGCGGATAGGCGTAAGGTACTTCCTTTCAAAGGTTTAACCTACGGGCTGTCATTGGGTGTTTATTGTACCTCATGGGCTTTTTACGGCACCACAGCACAAGCGGCTAGTAATGGCTGGTGGTTGGCGCCTACCTATGCGGGCACGATTATATTATTTATTTTTGGCTGGCAGCTGTATTGTCGTATTGCGCATATTTGTCGACAGCAAAAGCTTACCTCTATGGCTGACTTTATTGCTACTCGCTATGGGCAGTCGTCGAGTTTGTCAGGGCTTATTTCACTTATTTCAGTGATAGCAATTGTACCGTATATTTCTTTACAACTTAGTGCGACCGCACAAAGTATTAATTTACTCACCGACCGAGCCCCCACTCAAAGTAACCAAGTATGGGCAGATAGTACGTTTTATATTACGTTATTGCTGGCTTTATTTGCTATTTTATTTGGCGCTCGCAGGCTTAAGCCCAGTGAGCATAACCCCGGGTTAATTGCCAGTATTGCCTTTGAATCAATTGTTAAGTTACTTGCCTTTATTGCGGTGGGCTTGTATGTGTGTTTTTCTATATTTGATAGCCCTATTGCTTTGTATGAACAGGCGCAAGCGCTAAACATACCAACACACGTTGCCGCGACTCAAAGCCCCGTTTATGTCTATGTTGCACATACCTTGTTGGGGATACTGGCAACGTTATGTTTGCCGCGTCAGTTTCATATGAGCTTTATTGAAAACAATAACAATAATGAGCTGGCAACCGCTCGCTGGTTATTTCCGTTGTATTTATTACTGATCAACTTATTTATTTTACCTATAGCTTACGCTGGGCTGGTTTATTTTAGTGATAGTAGCGTTGGTCAAGATACCTTCGTATTAGCGTTGCCAATGGCGACAGATAATAGCGGGGTAACCTTACTGGCCTTTTTAGGTGGCTTTTCAGCGGCCACAAGTATGGTGATTGTGTCGGCAATTGTGCTGTCGGTGATGATCACTAATGATTTTATTAATCAGTTTATTTTGCGTCGCTCACAGTTAACGTCAAGCAGCCGAGGATTGGATAAAAACAACTTATTGCATGCGCGTAAAATTGTAATTGTACTTATTTTATTACTCAGCTATTTCACTCATAGAGTGCTGGCAGAAACCACCACACTTGCAACCGTTGGGCTTATGTCGTTTACCTTAGTTGCGCAATTTGCTCCTGCGATGATTATTGGTTTATGGTGGCGCCACGCATCGTGTCGTGGTGCACAGCTCGGTATTTTAAGTGGCTTTGTAATTTGGGGTTACACTTTACTGCTACCTAATTTAGCCAGTGGTTTTGGTAGTCAAAGTAGTTGGTTAATAGAAGGGCCATGGCAAGTTGCTTGGTTAGCGCCCACTAATTTACTTTCATTGAATTTAGAAAGTATTAGCCAATCATTACTGTTGTCGTTAGGGGTTAATACGTTAGTGTATTTGCTTGTACCACTATTTAGTCGTGCAACGCTTGCTGAGCGCCTGCAAAGCAATAAGTTCATATCTCAATTAAACGACTCGCGATTAAACACCACATTGCAGCCACTCAATTATGAAGATTTAGGGGCATTATTACAGCGTTTTGCTGAAAAAGACGCGAGCCATTCTTTAGTGCAGCAGTATTTTCCGCATGACAAAAGCCAATGGAAACGGATTGCTAATGTTGAGCTTGAGTTATTAGTTGAGCGTGAAATGTCAGCGGTTATTGGTGGTGCATCAGCACGGCTAATTTTAGATGTAGCGAAAAATGAGCAGCGTCAGCCTTTAGAGCAAGTTGCTGAGTTTGTCGATGAAGCTAGCCAAGTGCTTAAATTTAATCGTGATTTACTGCAATCTACCATTGAAAATATTCAACAAGGGATTAGCGTAGTAGATAGTGAGTTGCGTTTGGTCGCTTGGAATCAGGGCTATAAGCACATGTTTAATTACCCCGATAGTGCTTTATATATAGGCCGACCCGTTGCCGATATTATTCGCTTTAACGCTGAGCGAGGCTTATTTCGTGGTGAGGATATTAATACAGAAGTCGATAAGCGTTTAGCTTATTTAAAACAAGGCAGTGCGTATAAATATCAACGCGCACATAGTGATGGCCGAGTATTTGAAATGCAAGGAAATCCCTTGCCTGGTGGCGGGTTTGTAACGACTTACACCGACATAAGTGAGTTTGTAAAACAACAAAAAGCACTCACCGAAGCGAATGTTAGTCTTGAAGAAAAAGTGGCTACGCGCACTGCAGCATTAACACAGGCTAACCAAGCGCTTTCTAAAGCTAAGCAAGTAGCAGAGCAGGCAACAGTAAGTAAAACGCGTTTTTTTGCCGCGGCGAGTCACGATTTATTGCAGCCATTTAATGCCGCAAGTTTATTTTGTTCGCTAATGAACGAAAAAGCCCAAGATACTGAGCTTAAAGATCTAGCTATGAATATTAAAAATTCCTTAGCAAGTGCAGAAGAGCTACTTTCGAGTATTTTAGAGTTAACTAAACTCGATTCAGGTTCGTTTAAAGTGCAGTTAACGGAATTTAATGTGAGTAGTTTAATAGAGCCACTGCGTAATGATTATTTAGCACTAGCTCAAGAAAAAGGCCTCGGTTTTATCGTTGAGTCGTGCGATGCGCGAATTTATACCGACAAAGCATTACTTAAGCGTGTACTAAGAAACTTACTTAGTAATGCTATACGCTACACAGAGTATGGTGAAGTACGTTTAAAAGTTTTACTTGATGAACATCATGTATCGTTTGTGATTGAAGATACAGGCATAGGCATTGCTACCAGTGATCAGCAGAGTATTTATCAAGAATTTAAGCAGCTGGGCGATAAACCTAACGCCGAGGGATTAGGATTGGGGCTTTCTATCACCAAACGTATTTGTGATTTATTAAATATTCCTTTGGTAATGGGCTCTCAGCTTAATAAAGGCACTCAATTTACTTTAACCATGCCATGCAAACCTAGTTTAAAAACACCAGCCACTGCGCATGTACCTGCCAATTCAGAAACTGAATTGGGTCGTTTATGTATTTGGCTTGTGGATAACGATCGTAATGTACTTGAAGCGCTAAAACAGTTGCTAGAAAACTGGGGCTGTGAAATTGCCACCGCCACTAACTTAATTGAACTTGAGCAACTCAAAGCAGAAAATACACTACCACAACTACTTATTGTTGATTATCAATTGGATGATGGTGTAACGGGGCTTGAGGTGATTGAACAAGCAGGATTAATGACGTTGCCTGCCATTGTTAATACTGCAAACCATGATGAGCAAATACGCGAGCGCGTACTCGATGCAGGTTATCCTTTATTGTACAAACCACTTAAAGCACCGGCATTAAAAAGAATGATAAAACGACTGACTTTACTTTAA
- the ylqF gene encoding ribosome biogenesis GTPase YlqF, giving the protein MAIQWFPGHMNKARNEIKEIMPQMDVIIEVLDARIPYSSENPMVATLREGKPVIKILNKADLADPKMTQTWKDYFEQENGVKAIAFGNDKAAEVHRINELCKKLVPHKVGADKQIKAMIMGIPNVGKSTLINVLAGRIVAKTGNEPAVTKAQQRIKLDDGIMLYDTPGMLWPKVENENSGYRLGATGAIRDTAIEYEEVASYTAEYLLHAYPELLKARYKLDELPESDWEFVEMAGKKRGCIRGGNQIDTYKMSEILINELRDGIIGRITMETPAMREEEEIMVAGLRAAAEAKKQAKEEEKKQRRARARKNRR; this is encoded by the coding sequence ATGGCTATCCAGTGGTTCCCTGGGCACATGAATAAAGCCCGAAATGAAATTAAAGAAATAATGCCACAAATGGATGTGATCATTGAAGTGCTAGATGCGCGCATTCCTTACAGTAGCGAAAACCCGATGGTGGCTACCCTGCGTGAAGGTAAGCCGGTCATCAAAATTCTCAATAAAGCCGATTTAGCTGATCCTAAAATGACGCAAACCTGGAAAGACTATTTTGAGCAAGAAAATGGCGTAAAAGCCATTGCATTTGGTAACGATAAAGCCGCAGAAGTGCATCGAATTAATGAGCTATGTAAAAAGTTAGTGCCACATAAAGTCGGTGCCGATAAGCAAATTAAAGCCATGATCATGGGTATTCCTAACGTAGGTAAATCGACGCTCATAAATGTGCTTGCTGGGCGTATAGTGGCTAAAACGGGTAACGAGCCTGCAGTTACTAAGGCGCAGCAACGTATTAAACTTGATGATGGCATTATGCTTTACGATACGCCAGGGATGCTGTGGCCAAAAGTAGAGAACGAAAACTCAGGTTATCGTTTAGGCGCAACCGGTGCGATACGTGATACCGCTATTGAGTACGAAGAAGTGGCAAGTTACACCGCTGAGTATTTATTGCATGCTTATCCTGAGCTTTTAAAAGCGCGCTATAAATTAGATGAACTGCCAGAAAGCGATTGGGAGTTTGTTGAAATGGCGGGTAAAAAGCGCGGCTGTATTCGCGGTGGTAACCAAATCGATACGTATAAAATGTCGGAAATTCTAATTAATGAATTACGAGATGGCATTATCGGTCGTATTACCATGGAAACACCTGCCATGCGTGAAGAAGAAGAAATAATGGTGGCTGGATTGCGCGCGGCAGCAGAGGCGAAAAAGCAAGCCAAAGAAGAAGAGAAAAAACAACGCCGAGCACGTGCACGAAAAAACCGTCGTTAA
- a CDS encoding YaeQ family protein has protein sequence MALKSTIMKAQLSLSDMDRHVYQDFHLTLAQHPSETDQRLMIRLLAFALNSCDGLEFTKGLSADDEPELWHVNYSEEIELWIELGLPDEKRLKKACNKAKKVILYTYGENNQAIWWQKHQPKLYEFKNLSIFSLDYAATQLLAALVDRNIKLAITIQDGEVWVNTDTTNIEIKPQQLM, from the coding sequence ATGGCTCTCAAATCTACCATCATGAAGGCGCAGTTATCGCTTAGCGATATGGACCGTCACGTATACCAAGACTTTCACCTGACCTTGGCACAACACCCATCAGAAACAGATCAGCGGTTGATGATCCGCTTACTCGCTTTTGCACTTAATAGCTGTGATGGTTTAGAGTTTACCAAAGGGTTAAGCGCTGATGATGAGCCGGAGCTTTGGCATGTCAATTACAGTGAAGAAATAGAGCTGTGGATTGAGCTGGGGTTACCAGATGAAAAGCGCCTTAAAAAAGCCTGTAATAAAGCTAAAAAAGTAATTTTATATACCTATGGCGAGAATAACCAAGCTATTTGGTGGCAAAAGCATCAGCCTAAATTATATGAGTTTAAAAACTTAAGCATCTTTAGTCTTGATTATGCTGCTACTCAGCTATTAGCTGCGTTGGTTGATCGTAATATTAAATTGGCAATTACCATTCAAGATGGTGAAGTTTGGGTTAATACCGACACCACTAACATTGAGATAAAACCTCAGCAATTAATGTAA
- a CDS encoding PGAP1-like alpha/beta domain-containing protein, whose product MKVKHVIVLHGLYMSGLVMRPLCSRLEESGVKVLNLTYNTRDPNRDAIFSQIDEFIGNEPSALVCHSMGGLVARAYLEANSAPSHHVEKVITLGTPHTGSHIAEKMQQKGFELLLKNSVEFLLSKNGDWPFKAKLYSIAGDLPIGLMPLIVKGSRSDGTVLLDETKLKGMAEHKVFHLSHTSMIYSRQVVNYILERLNEDI is encoded by the coding sequence ATGAAAGTTAAACACGTTATTGTTTTACATGGCTTATATATGTCTGGCTTGGTGATGCGCCCGTTGTGCTCACGCTTGGAGGAGTCGGGGGTGAAAGTTTTAAACCTTACCTACAATACGCGTGACCCTAATCGGGATGCTATTTTTTCGCAAATAGATGAATTTATTGGCAACGAGCCTTCTGCTTTAGTGTGTCACTCTATGGGGGGCTTAGTTGCTCGCGCCTATTTAGAGGCAAACTCAGCGCCAAGTCATCATGTTGAAAAGGTAATCACCTTAGGAACCCCACATACTGGCAGCCATATTGCTGAAAAAATGCAGCAAAAAGGGTTCGAGCTATTATTAAAAAATAGCGTTGAGTTTTTACTCTCTAAGAATGGTGATTGGCCTTTTAAAGCCAAGCTATATAGCATTGCCGGCGACTTACCGATTGGCTTAATGCCACTCATTGTAAAAGGCAGCCGCTCTGATGGCACCGTATTATTAGATGAAACCAAGCTAAAGGGTATGGCCGAACATAAGGTATTTCACTTAAGCCATACCAGTATGATTTACTCACGCCAAGTCGTTAATTATATTCTTGAGCGCTTGAATGAGGACATTTAG
- a CDS encoding Dps family protein, producing MSQVNAIGLNSTKSEDIIKSLNTLLSSYQIQYMNARGFHWNIKGRNFFELHLKFEEIYNLLLLKVDEIAERILTLDGAPLHAFSDYLEVSEIKEAKGISDGVTAVENLLAGYSSLIKMQRDILAQAAEADDEGTASLMSDYIKEQEKLVWMLKAYLD from the coding sequence ATGTCGCAAGTAAATGCAATTGGTTTAAACAGTACAAAAAGTGAAGATATTATTAAGTCACTGAATACGCTTTTAAGCAGCTATCAAATTCAATATATGAATGCGCGCGGTTTTCACTGGAATATTAAAGGCCGAAACTTTTTTGAATTACATTTAAAGTTTGAAGAAATTTATAACTTACTACTGTTAAAAGTAGATGAAATCGCAGAACGTATTTTAACGCTTGATGGTGCACCGCTACATGCATTTTCAGATTACTTAGAAGTAAGCGAAATTAAAGAAGCAAAAGGGATCAGCGACGGCGTAACCGCAGTAGAGAACTTACTTGCCGGATACAGCAGCTTAATTAAAATGCAGCGCGATATTCTTGCACAAGCCGCTGAAGCTGATGATGAAGGTACCGCGTCATTAATGAGTGACTACATTAAAGAGCAAGAAAAACTAGTGTGGATGTTAAAAGCCTACCTAGATTAA
- a CDS encoding S9 family peptidase, giving the protein MSSSDYSLSLLPNFPVAKKQAHALTTHAKTRSDDYYWMRDDERQNADILAHLAQENAYCDAQLAAIKPLQNTLFEELKGRIVKDDNTVPVKDGQYWYHSEVRGDDEYARHYRSRSMAMADKELLLDVNELANGYEFYELGEVALSPNEQLMAYSEDTDGRRIYTVRFKDLSSNTMLDDALEITEGQVVWANDNKTVFYVKKDLKTLLGYQVFRHELGTEQHQDVLVYEEQDSSFFMGLGKSRDESLIIIDLASTETNDMWVLDANQPQGEFTALMPREEGHEFDIDKLGDTFYIVTNWQAKNFRLMTATSDTIADKNQWQAHTPHRETVLLEGVELFNDFLVLSEREQGQARFVVVNKNGERMNLEFDDPCYYAAIAMNPEPSVTHARIYYSSLTTPGSLYNVDLTTGEKTLLKQQKILGDFNAEGYQSERLMVSARDGVKVPVSLVYRKDSFNKDGSNPLFQYGYGAYGITIDPSFSSTSLSLLDRGFVYAIAHVRGSEMLGRSWYEHGKKQHKQNSFNDFIDVTKALTEQGYGNKSKVFASGGSAGGLLMGAVVNQAPELYCGVGCHVPFLDVLTTMLDESIPLTTNEYDEWGNPNDPHFYDIIEAYSPYDNISAQHYPNILVTTGLHDSQVQYWEPMKWVAKMREYKTDDNILVFKTDMDAGHGGASGRFKSLEEKALEMAFFIALS; this is encoded by the coding sequence GTGTCTTCTTCTGATTATTCTTTAAGCTTATTACCTAATTTCCCTGTTGCTAAAAAGCAAGCTCATGCGCTGACTACTCATGCTAAAACACGCAGTGATGATTATTATTGGATGCGCGATGATGAGCGACAAAATGCCGATATACTCGCACATTTAGCGCAAGAAAATGCCTATTGTGATGCACAATTAGCTGCCATTAAGCCACTACAAAATACATTATTTGAGGAGCTTAAAGGTCGTATTGTAAAAGACGATAACACTGTACCGGTAAAAGACGGCCAGTATTGGTATCACTCAGAGGTTCGCGGAGATGATGAATATGCGCGTCATTATCGCAGCCGCAGTATGGCAATGGCTGATAAAGAACTACTACTTGATGTTAATGAGCTTGCCAATGGCTATGAATTTTATGAGTTAGGGGAAGTGGCACTGAGCCCCAACGAGCAATTAATGGCTTACTCTGAAGATACCGACGGCAGACGTATATACACAGTACGGTTTAAAGATTTAAGTAGCAATACAATGCTCGACGATGCACTTGAGATTACCGAGGGGCAAGTTGTTTGGGCGAACGACAATAAAACCGTATTTTATGTAAAAAAGGATTTAAAAACCTTATTGGGTTATCAAGTTTTTAGACATGAGCTAGGGACTGAGCAACACCAAGATGTGCTGGTATACGAAGAGCAAGACAGCAGCTTTTTTATGGGCTTAGGTAAAAGTCGTGATGAAAGCTTAATTATTATTGATTTAGCGAGCACAGAAACTAACGACATGTGGGTGCTTGATGCCAATCAACCGCAAGGTGAGTTTACCGCTTTAATGCCGCGCGAAGAGGGGCATGAATTTGATATCGATAAGCTTGGTGATACTTTTTATATAGTGACTAACTGGCAGGCCAAAAACTTTAGATTAATGACCGCAACAAGCGACACCATTGCTGATAAAAACCAGTGGCAAGCACATACCCCTCACCGTGAAACTGTATTATTAGAAGGCGTTGAACTATTTAACGACTTTTTAGTGCTTAGCGAGCGCGAACAAGGCCAAGCACGCTTTGTTGTGGTTAACAAAAACGGCGAGCGAATGAACCTTGAGTTTGATGATCCTTGTTACTACGCCGCTATTGCGATGAACCCAGAGCCAAGTGTAACCCATGCACGCATTTACTATTCAAGCTTAACAACGCCAGGTTCGCTCTATAATGTTGATTTAACCACAGGCGAAAAAACCTTACTTAAACAACAAAAAATACTCGGTGATTTTAACGCAGAAGGCTACCAGTCAGAGCGACTTATGGTAAGCGCTCGAGATGGAGTAAAAGTACCCGTGTCGTTGGTATATCGTAAAGATAGCTTTAACAAAGATGGCTCAAATCCGTTGTTTCAATATGGTTATGGCGCGTATGGGATCACCATAGATCCTAGTTTTTCGAGTACATCACTGAGTTTACTAGACCGTGGCTTTGTCTATGCGATTGCGCATGTGCGTGGTAGCGAAATGCTAGGGCGTTCATGGTACGAACATGGTAAAAAACAGCATAAACAAAATAGCTTTAATGACTTTATAGATGTAACCAAAGCGCTCACTGAGCAAGGATATGGCAACAAAAGTAAAGTGTTTGCCTCTGGTGGCAGTGCTGGGGGGTTATTAATGGGAGCTGTGGTAAATCAAGCGCCTGAGCTTTACTGTGGAGTGGGCTGCCATGTGCCATTTTTAGATGTACTCACCACAATGTTAGATGAAAGCATTCCGCTTACAACAAATGAGTATGATGAATGGGGTAACCCAAATGACCCCCATTTTTACGACATTATTGAAGCGTATTCACCGTACGACAATATTAGTGCGCAACACTATCCCAATATACTGGTGACAACCGGTTTGCACGACTCACAAGTACAGTATTGGGAACCAATGAAATGGGTGGCTAAAATGCGTGAATATAAAACCGATGATAATATTTTAGTGTTTAAAACCGACATGGATGCAGGACATGGTGGGGCATCGGGTCGCTTTAAAAGCTTAGAAGAAAAAGCGCTAGAAATGGCCTTTTTTATCGCTTTGTCATAG